A genomic segment from Microbacterium sp. SORGH_AS_0428 encodes:
- a CDS encoding LacI family DNA-binding transcriptional regulator, with the protein MTDQSSLPPRGRVARQADVARLAGVSQSAVSRVISGDASSSRIPEETRRRVQDAIAQLGYVPNPVARNLRGKRTQLLGVHTFEPLFPHARESFYFEFLLGIEERAEESGHDLVLFSSTGDGSGTRRIYRAETNRLTIADGSILLGMTPDRAELARLWQDGYPFVHIGRRDVPGAPFPCIVPDYWSAAAEIVERLHALGHRSIAYVRDSIGGEPYDDRRAGYREAVEHLKLRDDSPGYTDEVAGLPDTVVDALATGRATAAVVESERIADTLRARLAQRGVSIPVDVSVAVLEDTAATGAGWSDLRIPRKEIGRIAVDRLIAMVEDPTAPRESVLVRCELVAGATVAEARTERGV; encoded by the coding sequence ATGACCGATCAGTCCTCGCTCCCCCCTCGTGGGCGCGTCGCGCGCCAGGCCGATGTCGCGCGACTCGCGGGGGTCTCGCAGTCCGCCGTGTCCCGGGTCATCAGCGGCGACGCGTCGTCGTCCCGGATCCCCGAGGAGACGCGGCGTCGGGTGCAGGATGCGATCGCGCAGTTGGGATACGTCCCCAACCCGGTGGCGCGGAACCTCCGCGGCAAGCGCACCCAGCTGCTGGGCGTCCACACGTTCGAGCCGTTGTTCCCGCACGCGCGCGAGTCCTTCTACTTCGAGTTCCTGCTCGGCATCGAGGAGCGGGCGGAGGAGAGCGGACACGACCTCGTCCTCTTCAGCTCCACGGGCGACGGCTCGGGCACCCGTCGCATCTATCGCGCCGAGACCAACCGCCTCACGATCGCCGACGGCAGCATCCTGCTCGGCATGACCCCCGACCGTGCGGAACTCGCCAGGCTCTGGCAGGACGGATATCCCTTCGTCCACATCGGCCGCCGCGATGTTCCGGGCGCGCCGTTCCCCTGCATCGTCCCCGATTACTGGAGCGCCGCCGCCGAGATCGTCGAGCGGTTGCACGCGCTCGGCCACCGCAGCATCGCGTACGTGAGGGACTCCATCGGCGGCGAGCCCTACGACGATCGCCGCGCCGGTTACCGGGAGGCCGTGGAGCACCTGAAGCTCCGCGACGACTCGCCCGGATACACCGACGAGGTCGCGGGGCTTCCCGACACCGTGGTCGACGCCCTCGCGACCGGCCGAGCGACCGCCGCGGTCGTGGAATCCGAGCGGATCGCCGATACGCTGCGAGCCCGGCTCGCGCAGCGCGGGGTCTCCATCCCGGTCGACGTGTCGGTCGCGGTGCTGGAGGACACCGCGGCGACGGGCGCGGGGTGGAGCGATCTGCGCATCCCGCGGAAGGAGATCGGCCGCATCGCCGTCGACCGGCTCATCGCCATGGTCGAGGATCCCACCGCGCCCCGGGAGAGCGTCTTGGTGCGGTGCGAGCTCGTCGCGGGCGCCACGGTCGCCGAGGCGCGAACGGAGCGTGGCGTATGA